The Cryptosporangium minutisporangium DNA segment CGGCCCCGCCGTCACGCTCCACCGCGCACCGCTCCGCCGGACGTCCACCGGCACCACCCGCACCTCGTCGAACCGGTACGTCGCCGCCACGAATTCGCCCAGCTGGGACGAGGTCGCCAGCAGCGTGCGGCGGCCGGCGGAGTCCTCGATCATCACGTCGCTGACCGGCCCGAACGGCGAGACCGGCCAGTGCCCGAGGACCAGCCGGGTGCCTTCGGTGGTCCCCACGCCCGCGATCCACCCGTCGAAGCGCACGCGATCCCCCATGGCGGTAGCCTCGCGCCCCGCGGCGTCGCCCGCATCTCGGGATGCCTACGATCCGTTCCGCACGCACCCGTTCCGCCACAGGGAGAGCCATGGGCCGCCCGGTCTACCTGGACTGTGACACCGGTATCGACGACTCGCTCGCGATCGCCTACCTGATGGCCCACCCGGACGTCGACCTGGTCGGCGTCGGCACGGTCTTCGGCAACATCGACGCCCACCGGGCGGCGCGGAACACGCTGGACCTGCTCGCGCTCGGGGGCCACGGCCACGTGCCGGTGGCGATCGGGGCGGAGAAGCCGCTGGCCGGCGCCTGGCTCGGCGGTCCGGCGCACATCCACGGTGGGAACGGTGTCGGGAACGTCGAGTTACCGCGTGGCGACCGCGAGCCGCTGTCCGACGAGTCGGCCGCCGACCTCCTGGTCCGGCTGGCTCACGAGCACGAGGGTGACCTCCGCGTCCTCGCGGTCGGCCCGCTGACCAACCTCGCGCGGGCCCTCGACGTCGAGACCGCGCTGCCCTACCTCGTGGAGAGCGTCGTCGTCATGGGCGGCGCGGCGCGGGTACCCGGCAACGTCACGCCGGTGGCCGAGGCCAACATCTTCAACGACCCCGAAGCCGCCGACCGGGTGCTCTCCGCCGAGTGGCCGCTGACGCTCGTGCCGCTGGACGTGACGATGGAGCACATGATCGAGGAGGCCGACCGGGAATCGCTGCTCGCCGCCGACGTCCCGATCCCGCGTGCGCTCGGCCAGATGCTCGACGTCTACTACGAGTTCTACGTCGGGACGTTCGGTCGCCGGTGCGCGCCGCTGCACGATCCGCTCGCCGCCGCGATCACCGCCGGCGGGGCCACCCCCTTGGTGGCCCCGACGGTGCAGGTCGTCGTCGACTCGACCGACGGTCCCGGCCGTGGCCAGACGATCTGCGACCTGCGCGGCGAGCGGGTGGGCTACCCGGACCAACCC contains these protein-coding regions:
- a CDS encoding nucleoside hydrolase, with the translated sequence MGRPVYLDCDTGIDDSLAIAYLMAHPDVDLVGVGTVFGNIDAHRAARNTLDLLALGGHGHVPVAIGAEKPLAGAWLGGPAHIHGGNGVGNVELPRGDREPLSDESAADLLVRLAHEHEGDLRVLAVGPLTNLARALDVETALPYLVESVVVMGGAARVPGNVTPVAEANIFNDPEAADRVLSAEWPLTLVPLDVTMEHMIEEADRESLLAADVPIPRALGQMLDVYYEFYVGTFGRRCAPLHDPLAAAITAGGATPLVAPTVQVVVDSTDGPGRGQTICDLRGERVGYPDQPTAHCRLVLSLDAPFGPHLVERLTSS